A single window of Candidatus Finniella inopinata DNA harbors:
- a CDS encoding ISAs1 family transposase, whose translation MQLSDTFLKHFEPLADPRIDNHNKLHKLHDILVITILATICGADNWVDISEFGKAKYDWLSTFLELPNGVPSHDTFGRVFSILDPEQFESCFYAWIKSLSIDVNSEIIAIDGKTLRGSGNRRKEKKALHIVSAWASNQSLLLGQVKTDEKSNEITAIPKLLKMIDVTGSTVTIDAMGCQQSIAEEILIQGADYVLALKDNQPKLHEMVKAIFHIGESRQYKKMLNRRKVEKIHDHGRIETRRYTLVSARDPAVFQLRWPGLKGVGMLETTRTTNNQVERSTRYFLTSLAYENIDQFMVAVRKHWNIEINLHWSLDVGFREDHNQVHVGHAAKNLAVMRRIALNLLKQEKTNKRGVSCRRKVAGWDNKYLLKILTADHNLKRV comes from the coding sequence ATGCAGTTATCAGATACTTTCCTCAAACATTTTGAACCTCTTGCCGATCCTCGTATTGATAACCACAACAAGCTTCACAAATTGCACGATATCTTGGTAATAACAATATTGGCCACAATTTGTGGCGCTGATAACTGGGTTGATATTAGTGAATTTGGCAAAGCCAAATACGATTGGTTATCAACATTTCTCGAGCTGCCTAATGGTGTGCCATCTCATGATACTTTTGGCCGTGTGTTTTCCATACTTGACCCAGAGCAATTTGAATCCTGCTTTTATGCATGGATCAAGTCACTCTCTATCGATGTTAATTCTGAGATTATTGCTATTGATGGAAAAACGCTACGGGGTTCTGGCAACAGAAGAAAAGAGAAAAAAGCCCTACACATTGTAAGTGCCTGGGCAAGCAATCAAAGTCTTCTTTTAGGGCAAGTTAAAACGGATGAAAAATCCAATGAAATTACAGCCATTCCAAAATTACTCAAGATGATTGATGTTACTGGTAGTACAGTCACCATTGACGCCATGGGTTGTCAGCAGTCAATTGCTGAAGAGATCTTAATTCAAGGTGCAGACTACGTATTAGCTCTAAAAGATAATCAACCGAAGCTTCATGAAATGGTCAAGGCAATTTTCCATATAGGAGAATCACGTCAGTACAAGAAGATGCTTAATCGACGGAAAGTAGAGAAGATCCATGATCATGGTCGCATAGAAACACGTCGCTATACATTAGTATCAGCACGCGATCCGGCAGTATTTCAACTTCGTTGGCCTGGGTTAAAGGGTGTTGGCATGCTTGAAACAACACGCACAACTAATAATCAGGTTGAGCGTAGTACCCGCTACTTTCTAACAAGTTTAGCCTATGAAAATATTGATCAGTTTATGGTTGCTGTCAGAAAACACTGGAACATAGAAATTAACCTGCACTGGTCTTTGGATGTAGGTTTTAGGGAAGACCATAACCAGGTGCATGTTGGCCACGCGGCCAAGAATTTGGCTGTCATGAGACGTATTGCTTTGAATCTACTCAAGCAAGAAAAAACGAATAAACGAGGGGTGAGCTGTCGACGGAAGGTAGCAGGCTGGGACAACAAATACTTATTGAAAATTCTAACCGCTGACCACAATTTAAAGCGCGTTTGA
- a CDS encoding 4-hydroxybenzoate octaprenyltransferase, which translates to MVIARLTPMIHLCRLHRPIGIWLLMLPCWWGVALCLSPFTKEFWQWLGLYFIGALCLRSAGCVVNDWADQSFDARVARTRNRPLASKAVSKTQAICLFLVLMMGGIGVWMCLNPTAKILSILAFVLLFIYPFMKRLTHWPQLVLGFAFNSGVLIACANQDALHSSRPWLLYGVGILWTLAYDTIYAFQDIEDDQLLGLKSTALLFKNRPRLLPAVCYGGMFFGLCTLSYSTVSFLILGVVFGGAFVRLKRWKPHDAMDCMAFFKGHIYLGLFILFLLL; encoded by the coding sequence ATGGTTATAGCCCGTTTGACGCCGATGATCCATCTTTGTCGCCTTCACCGGCCCATCGGCATTTGGTTATTGATGTTGCCGTGTTGGTGGGGGGTGGCATTGTGTTTATCACCTTTTACCAAAGAGTTTTGGCAATGGCTGGGGCTGTATTTTATTGGGGCGCTGTGTTTACGAAGTGCAGGGTGCGTTGTCAATGACTGGGCCGATCAATCCTTTGATGCGCGAGTCGCTAGAACACGCAATCGTCCCCTAGCCAGTAAAGCCGTGTCAAAAACCCAGGCCATCTGTTTGTTTTTGGTCCTGATGATGGGGGGCATCGGTGTTTGGATGTGCCTAAACCCCACAGCCAAAATTTTATCCATCCTGGCCTTTGTCTTGTTGTTCATCTATCCTTTTATGAAACGGCTAACCCATTGGCCCCAATTGGTTTTGGGATTTGCCTTTAATAGTGGCGTTTTAATCGCGTGCGCCAACCAAGATGCCTTGCACAGCAGTCGACCCTGGTTGCTTTACGGTGTGGGCATTTTGTGGACCCTGGCGTACGACACAATCTATGCCTTTCAAGATATCGAGGATGACCAGCTGCTGGGTCTAAAATCCACCGCCCTTCTTTTCAAAAATCGACCGCGTTTGTTGCCAGCGGTTTGTTATGGGGGAATGTTTTTTGGGCTGTGTACGTTGAGCTACTCAACGGTATCTTTTCTCATTCTTGGGGTGGTTTTTGGGGGGGCTTTTGTTCGGTTAAAACGATGGAAGCCTCATGATGCCATGGATTGCATGGCCTTTTTTAAAGGCCATATTTATCTGGGATTGTTTATTCTGTTTTTGTTGTTGTAG
- a CDS encoding 16S rRNA (uracil(1498)-N(3))-methyltransferase: MPRLYLNQPLTEKTLITLSLEQSHYLLHVLRQRAGDKVTVFNAENGDWSAVVRESVRKQIVLEINSQIKPAVPTNPLWLAFAPLKQEATNFVLEKATELGVTHVQPLWMDHSNTQRLNEERWQKIMIEAAEQCERQDIPVLLPSLKLMDFLGNLPSEPLWFVALERSDQTPLLSALQKKPQGPYGFIIGPEGGFSAVEQQAFRQHPSLQIISLGWRVLRAETAALTVLAVAQSV, encoded by the coding sequence ATGCCCAGACTGTACTTGAACCAGCCCCTGACAGAAAAGACCTTAATCACATTAAGCCTAGAGCAATCTCATTATCTGTTGCATGTGCTAAGGCAACGGGCAGGGGATAAGGTGACTGTCTTTAACGCAGAAAATGGGGATTGGTCTGCTGTCGTTAGGGAATCGGTGAGGAAACAAATTGTTCTTGAAATTAACTCACAAATAAAGCCGGCTGTTCCAACAAATCCCCTTTGGCTGGCGTTTGCCCCTTTGAAGCAAGAGGCGACCAACTTTGTTCTGGAAAAGGCGACAGAACTTGGGGTGACCCACGTGCAACCGTTATGGATGGATCATTCAAACACCCAACGCCTGAATGAGGAACGCTGGCAAAAAATCATGATAGAGGCGGCAGAACAATGCGAACGTCAAGATATACCTGTGTTACTGCCCAGTTTAAAGTTAATGGATTTTTTGGGCAATCTGCCCTCTGAGCCTTTGTGGTTCGTGGCATTAGAGCGGTCAGATCAGACGCCTTTGTTGAGCGCCCTTCAAAAAAAACCGCAGGGTCCATATGGATTTATTATCGGGCCAGAGGGGGGATTTTCAGCCGTTGAGCAACAGGCATTCCGGCAGCATCCTTCCCTGCAGATTATCAGTTTGGGATGGCGTGTCTTGCGGGCTGAAACCGCCGCCCTTACTGTTTTGGCCGTAGCGCAGAGCGTATAA
- the ruvX gene encoding Holliday junction resolvase RuvX: MLLADLQALKTEKKPLMRLLGIDLGDKTVGLSLSDTTWTIASPYQTLARSSDQKAIDDLKKVIQEFSIMAIVMGYPLNMNGSAGPQSQKVVQFSEKLLTNHKIPLLLWDERLSTAAVTRTLITADVSRKKQKKAVDKLAATFILQGVLDSLNF, from the coding sequence ATGTTATTAGCTGATTTACAAGCCCTTAAGACTGAAAAGAAGCCGCTGATGCGTTTGCTGGGAATTGACCTGGGTGACAAGACAGTGGGCCTAAGCTTGTCTGATACTACTTGGACCATTGCTAGTCCCTATCAGACTTTGGCGCGTTCATCAGATCAAAAGGCCATAGACGACTTAAAAAAGGTCATTCAAGAATTTTCGATTATGGCCATTGTGATGGGATATCCTTTGAACATGAACGGCAGCGCCGGCCCTCAAAGCCAGAAAGTTGTTCAGTTCTCTGAAAAGTTGCTGACAAATCACAAGATCCCCCTTTTGCTGTGGGATGAACGGTTGTCAACGGCAGCGGTGACCCGTACCCTTATAACGGCCGATGTATCGCGTAAAAAACAGAAAAAGGCCGTTGATAAATTGGCCGCAACTTTTATTTTACAAGGCGTTTTGGATTCTCTTAATTTTTAA
- the era gene encoding GTPase Era, with protein MNMNDAAKRCGFIAVLGQPNAGKSTLVNAFVGSKVSIVSPKVQTTRRRILGLTIHEQTQLIFVDTPGIFTPKRSLEKSMVKTALEARQGADKVLLIVDARQKSFEASFAVLKQLGEHQSIVLVLNKIDLIDRQRLLAIIQKFQAFPQISDTFMISALTGEGVSDLLQWLAVRMPQSPWLYPEDQMTDLPLRLWAAEITREQLVLQLEHELPYETYVETETWENFENGSVKIQQAVVVARLAQKGIILGRQGQRIKAISQRARIEMEKHLGHPVHLFLFVKVTDDWMDKPHLLREAGILDS; from the coding sequence ATGAATATGAATGACGCTGCCAAAAGGTGTGGCTTTATAGCCGTTTTGGGCCAACCAAACGCGGGCAAGTCAACCCTTGTGAATGCCTTTGTGGGAAGCAAGGTTTCGATTGTCTCGCCCAAGGTTCAAACCACCCGCCGCAGAATTTTGGGGCTGACCATTCACGAGCAGACCCAACTGATTTTTGTGGATACACCTGGTATTTTTACGCCCAAACGATCTTTGGAAAAAAGCATGGTCAAAACTGCGCTGGAGGCCCGTCAAGGTGCCGACAAAGTGTTGTTGATTGTGGACGCGCGGCAAAAATCGTTCGAGGCCAGTTTTGCCGTTTTAAAACAACTGGGCGAACATCAATCGATTGTTTTGGTCTTGAACAAAATTGACCTGATAGATCGTCAACGGCTGTTGGCCATTATCCAAAAGTTTCAAGCTTTCCCCCAAATTAGCGATACCTTCATGATTTCTGCCTTGACGGGAGAGGGGGTCTCGGACCTGTTGCAATGGTTGGCCGTCAGAATGCCCCAAAGCCCTTGGTTGTACCCAGAGGATCAGATGACTGATCTGCCCTTGCGACTGTGGGCTGCAGAAATAACCCGGGAACAACTGGTTTTGCAATTGGAACACGAATTGCCTTATGAAACGTATGTTGAGACGGAAACGTGGGAAAACTTTGAAAACGGCAGCGTCAAAATTCAACAGGCGGTAGTGGTGGCCAGGTTGGCGCAAAAAGGGATTATTCTGGGCCGCCAAGGTCAACGCATCAAAGCCATCAGCCAACGGGCGCGCATTGAAATGGAAAAGCATCTGGGTCACCCGGTCCACTTGTTCTTGTTTGTTAAAGTAACCGATGATTGGATGGACAAACCCCATCTGTTAAGAGAAGCAGGGATTTTAGACTCATGA
- the tpiA gene encoding triose-phosphate isomerase, with amino-acid sequence MKTIVANWKMNGSLDLLNQAMEAWQLKSGTNKVILCLPSVFLSAAHTLLRQPNFFLGGQDCHAALQGAFTGDTSAHHLYDAGCRYVLVGHSERRQHHHESNAMVKAKAQAAVAAGLTPIICVGESLEQREQGLALSVLQEQVEQSIPDNATDFYVAYEPIWAIGTGRVAALEDIQQVHAFLKQQLGVGVKLLYGGSVTADNHAFILSLENVDGVLVGGASLKIDDLGKMVRF; translated from the coding sequence ATGAAAACTATTGTTGCAAATTGGAAAATGAATGGCAGCTTGGATTTGCTAAATCAGGCCATGGAGGCGTGGCAGCTGAAATCCGGCACCAATAAAGTAATTTTGTGTCTGCCATCTGTCTTTTTGTCCGCAGCCCATACTCTTTTGCGGCAGCCGAATTTTTTCCTTGGTGGGCAAGACTGCCATGCTGCTCTTCAAGGCGCCTTCACGGGGGATACCAGTGCGCACCATTTGTATGATGCGGGGTGTCGTTACGTGCTGGTTGGTCATTCTGAGCGTCGCCAGCATCACCATGAATCGAATGCGATGGTCAAAGCCAAGGCTCAGGCTGCCGTGGCCGCTGGTTTAACGCCAATTATTTGTGTTGGGGAATCGCTGGAGCAACGGGAACAAGGGTTGGCTCTTTCTGTCCTTCAAGAGCAGGTTGAGCAGTCTATACCTGACAATGCCACCGACTTTTACGTGGCGTATGAGCCGATTTGGGCCATTGGCACGGGTCGCGTTGCTGCCCTGGAGGACATTCAGCAGGTGCATGCATTTTTGAAGCAACAACTGGGTGTTGGTGTAAAACTGCTTTATGGCGGTTCGGTGACTGCGGATAATCACGCCTTTATTTTAAGTTTGGAGAATGTTGACGGCGTTTTGGTTGGAGGCGCCAGCTTAAAGATCGATGATCTAGGGAAAATGGTCCGCTTCTGA
- a CDS encoding HU family DNA-binding protein, whose protein sequence is MNPGETKATQEGQNFSPDLVKKALDVFFETIQSALLEKRRVEIRRFGIFSLCTRPARKARNPGTGETVFIPERTYLQFKMGKQLQSDINQSK, encoded by the coding sequence ATGAATCCGGGCGAGACTAAAGCCACTCAAGAAGGCCAAAACTTTAGCCCGGACCTTGTGAAAAAGGCTTTGGATGTGTTTTTTGAAACCATCCAAAGCGCCCTTCTTGAAAAAAGACGTGTTGAAATAAGACGTTTTGGTATTTTCTCCCTCTGCACACGTCCCGCACGCAAAGCCAGAAACCCTGGCACGGGCGAAACTGTTTTCATCCCAGAACGAACATATCTACAATTCAAAATGGGAAAACAGCTTCAAAGTGATATCAATCAAAGCAAATGA
- the rpsA gene encoding 30S ribosomal protein S1 produces the protein MSNLTSQAPIEKESFLALLEGSFAGQKNFENTVVKGTIVAIRNDLAIVDVGLKSEGRVPLKEIQTKDQEEVRVGDKIDVYVERLEDKNGEVVLSIEKARREAAWDELEKAHAEGLLINGTIFGRVKGGFAVDLNGAIAFLPGSQVDIRPIRDISALMNILQPFKLLKMDKARSNIVVSRRSVLEESRAEARTELVSQLTEGQILDGIVKNITDYGAFVDLGGVDGLLHVTDISWKRINHPSDMLKIGESIKVQVIRFNKETQRISLGMKQLENDPWKGIEENYAIGSRHMGRITNIADYGAFVELENGIEGLIYVTEMSWTKKNVHPSKIVTVGQEVNVVILEVDTNKRRISLGLKQCSENPWQKFMEQHPAGSTLDGVVKNVTEFGLFVGVSEELDGMVHLSDLSWDKPGEEAMADFTKGQTITVKVLDVDFEKERISLGVKQLSVDTFAEASDKVQKGQVVTCTITQTTDKGLDVSVAEGLTGFIKKIDLSRDRAYQNPDRFSVGEKVDAKVLTVDRQSRKITLSIKAREIDEEKQALSEYGSSDSGASLGDILGAALKKKKGNDESAGA, from the coding sequence ATGTCTAATCTTACTTCCCAAGCCCCTATCGAAAAAGAATCATTCTTAGCTTTGCTAGAAGGATCCTTCGCTGGCCAGAAAAATTTTGAAAACACCGTTGTAAAGGGCACCATTGTTGCCATCCGTAACGACTTGGCAATCGTTGACGTCGGACTTAAATCAGAGGGTCGTGTTCCCTTAAAGGAAATACAGACCAAGGATCAAGAAGAAGTCCGCGTCGGAGATAAAATCGACGTTTACGTTGAACGGTTGGAAGATAAAAATGGCGAAGTTGTTCTAAGCATCGAAAAAGCCCGTCGTGAAGCGGCTTGGGATGAATTAGAGAAAGCCCATGCGGAAGGTCTGTTGATTAACGGAACGATCTTTGGACGCGTTAAAGGCGGTTTTGCGGTTGATTTAAATGGCGCCATTGCGTTTTTGCCAGGCAGCCAAGTCGATATTCGACCCATTCGCGATATCTCTGCATTAATGAATATTCTACAACCCTTTAAACTGTTGAAAATGGACAAGGCACGCAGCAATATCGTTGTGTCGCGCCGTTCCGTTTTGGAAGAATCAAGGGCAGAGGCTAGAACAGAATTAGTATCGCAGCTAACTGAAGGCCAGATTCTTGATGGTATTGTCAAAAACATTACTGATTATGGTGCGTTCGTAGACCTTGGTGGTGTTGACGGTTTGCTGCACGTAACAGATATTTCTTGGAAACGTATTAATCACCCAAGCGATATGTTGAAAATTGGTGAGTCAATCAAGGTTCAGGTCATTCGCTTTAACAAAGAGACCCAAAGAATTTCCCTTGGCATGAAACAGCTAGAAAATGATCCATGGAAGGGAATCGAAGAAAACTATGCAATCGGCTCACGTCACATGGGCAGAATAACCAACATCGCTGATTATGGTGCCTTCGTTGAGTTAGAGAATGGAATCGAAGGGTTGATTTACGTCACTGAGATGAGCTGGACCAAAAAGAATGTTCATCCAAGCAAGATTGTAACCGTTGGTCAAGAAGTTAACGTGGTCATACTAGAAGTTGATACAAACAAACGACGCATTAGCTTAGGTTTGAAACAATGCAGTGAGAACCCATGGCAAAAGTTCATGGAGCAACACCCAGCGGGCAGCACCCTTGATGGCGTTGTCAAGAATGTAACCGAATTTGGTTTATTTGTGGGCGTTAGCGAAGAGCTGGACGGCATGGTTCACTTGTCTGATTTGTCCTGGGATAAGCCTGGTGAAGAAGCCATGGCTGATTTCACGAAGGGCCAGACCATTACGGTTAAAGTTTTAGATGTGGACTTTGAAAAAGAACGTATCAGTTTGGGTGTCAAACAGCTGTCTGTTGACACGTTTGCCGAAGCCAGCGATAAAGTTCAAAAAGGCCAGGTTGTAACTTGTACTATTACTCAAACCACAGATAAAGGACTGGACGTTTCAGTTGCTGAAGGATTAACAGGTTTCATTAAAAAGATCGATTTGTCACGTGACCGTGCCTATCAGAATCCTGATCGCTTTTCTGTTGGCGAGAAAGTTGATGCGAAAGTATTAACAGTTGATCGCCAAAGCCGAAAGATCACTTTGTCAATTAAAGCGAGAGAGATTGATGAAGAGAAGCAAGCCTTGTCCGAATATGGTTCTTCCGATAGTGGAGCCAGCTTGGGTGATATTTTAGGTGCTGCTTTGAAAAAGAAAAAGGGTAACGACGAATCTGCTGGGGCATAA
- a CDS encoding metal ABC transporter permease yields MAMKESVLNLYNFLIVPWIAGIGLSVMTSGIGCILVWRRLSFFGDALAHSTLLGVALSLVLNVSLFWGVLAICIMVGLVLSYFPKQTQLGSDTALAILSYGSLAIGMVLMGKISAKPTDPASYLFGDILTVTFGDLAVIFVAASLVAVFLYYKWQPLLLITLNPDLAQAEGINLTLLERQLTVIVAITVAACLKFIGALLVPALLVIPPATAASFARSPKSMVVLTFFIALISISLGLFLSVQFNTASGAMIVVTALSLFLISRLKVYRS; encoded by the coding sequence ATGGCTATGAAGGAGAGTGTTCTGAACCTTTATAATTTTTTAATTGTGCCGTGGATAGCCGGAATCGGTTTGTCGGTGATGACAAGTGGCATTGGCTGCATTTTGGTATGGCGCCGCCTTTCCTTTTTTGGTGACGCGTTGGCTCACAGCACCCTTTTGGGGGTGGCCTTAAGCCTGGTTTTAAACGTGTCGTTGTTTTGGGGCGTCCTTGCCATTTGCATTATGGTGGGGCTTGTCTTAAGTTATTTCCCCAAACAGACCCAGTTGGGGTCAGACACGGCGCTGGCGATTTTGTCATATGGATCTTTAGCCATCGGCATGGTTCTGATGGGTAAAATTTCTGCCAAACCCACCGACCCTGCCAGTTACTTATTTGGTGATATATTAACGGTCACCTTTGGGGACTTAGCCGTTATTTTTGTGGCCGCCAGCTTAGTGGCGGTTTTCCTGTATTACAAATGGCAGCCACTTTTGTTGATCACACTCAATCCAGATTTGGCCCAGGCCGAGGGGATTAACCTGACCCTTCTGGAGCGCCAGTTAACCGTGATTGTGGCCATTACCGTTGCCGCGTGCCTGAAATTCATTGGTGCATTGTTGGTGCCCGCCTTGTTGGTGATACCACCCGCAACAGCCGCATCGTTTGCCCGGTCTCCAAAGTCCATGGTCGTGTTAACCTTCTTCATAGCCTTAATCAGCATCAGCTTGGGACTATTTTTATCAGTTCAGTTCAATACAGCCAGTGGAGCGATGATTGTGGTCACTGCACTATCTTTGTTTTTGATAAGCCGACTTAAAGTCTATCGTTCATGA
- a CDS encoding metal ABC transporter ATP-binding protein has translation MMTCLIRLEGVTYQQQNKTIVEGINLQVDLREIITIIGPNGAGKTTLLKIILGLIQPTAGTVWRSRPLQIGYMPQRIDINPLLPLTVKGLLELSQPTPIHKRDLKAALELVRGHYLINQSLQTLSGGEWQRVLLARALLRQPNLLVLDEPAQGVDIIGQTEFYQLLANLRTQLNCAIVLVSHDLHLVMAATDKVICLNRHICCSGHPEMVMNDPHYQKLFGVDLNSSIVPYIHHHDHRHDGHNGYEGECSEPL, from the coding sequence CTGATGACGTGCCTTATCCGTCTTGAGGGCGTCACCTATCAGCAACAGAACAAAACCATCGTTGAAGGGATCAATCTTCAGGTGGATTTGAGGGAAATTATCACGATCATCGGCCCGAATGGGGCGGGCAAGACAACCCTTTTAAAAATCATTTTGGGCCTTATTCAACCAACAGCCGGAACAGTTTGGCGCTCTCGCCCCCTACAAATTGGCTACATGCCGCAAAGAATCGACATTAACCCGTTATTGCCATTGACGGTGAAAGGCTTATTGGAATTGTCGCAACCAACCCCTATTCATAAGCGTGATTTGAAGGCAGCGCTGGAATTGGTTCGGGGTCATTACCTTATCAACCAATCCTTGCAAACATTATCGGGTGGCGAATGGCAAAGGGTTTTGTTGGCCCGTGCCCTTCTACGCCAGCCAAATTTATTGGTCCTGGACGAACCTGCCCAAGGGGTGGACATCATCGGCCAGACGGAGTTTTATCAGTTGCTGGCAAACCTCCGCACACAATTAAACTGTGCCATCGTGTTGGTGTCCCATGATTTACATTTGGTAATGGCCGCAACTGACAAGGTTATTTGCCTTAACCGCCACATTTGCTGTTCGGGACATCCTGAAATGGTCATGAATGACCCCCACTATCAAAAATTATTTGGGGTTGATCTGAATTCCAGCATCGTTCCCTATATTCATCATCACGACCATCGCCATGACGGCCACAATGGCTATGAAGGAGAGTGTTCTGAACCTTTATAA
- a CDS encoding SH3 domain-containing protein — MSTLPLSRIGPEKFRHRRFSCSRLHSDARSLFFAPILETVWVKKTVLLLILLVFCQPIWALPNALPLPRYVSLRSNSVNLHVGPGKNYPVEWRYVLQNLPVEIIAEFDTWRQIRDWQGTEGWVHKSLLSGKRTVWILHKQRPLRKKPDEKSTIIAHLQPGVIAKVLEGQGNWCKIEIKSNNTTYKGWIKRRCLWGIYPNEMKFD; from the coding sequence ATGAGTACCCTTCCACTTTCAAGAATTGGCCCCGAAAAATTTCGTCACCGGCGCTTCTCATGTAGTCGTCTACACTCCGATGCTCGTTCCTTATTTTTCGCCCCAATTCTTGAAACTGTTTGGGTAAAAAAAACCGTCCTTTTATTGATTCTATTGGTTTTTTGCCAGCCGATTTGGGCTCTACCGAATGCGCTTCCTCTTCCCCGGTATGTATCCCTGCGCTCAAACTCTGTCAATTTGCATGTGGGCCCTGGGAAGAACTACCCCGTGGAATGGCGCTATGTGCTGCAAAATTTACCCGTTGAAATTATCGCCGAATTCGACACATGGCGCCAAATTCGTGATTGGCAAGGGACCGAAGGTTGGGTTCACAAAAGCCTTTTATCTGGTAAACGGACGGTTTGGATTTTGCATAAACAAAGACCCCTTCGAAAAAAACCTGATGAAAAATCCACAATCATTGCGCATCTTCAGCCTGGGGTTATCGCAAAGGTCCTTGAAGGCCAAGGAAACTGGTGCAAAATTGAAATAAAATCCAACAACACCACCTACAAAGGATGGATCAAACGCCGCTGTTTGTGGGGTATTTACCCGAATGAAATGAAATTCGACTGA
- the dut gene encoding dUTP diphosphatase: MTLAVPIQKLPHGIDLDLPFYATEQSAGMDLSAAIVADITLKPGHRHMVPTGIALALPAGFEAQIRSRSGLSAKNGVVVLNSPGTIDADYRGEIIVILHNHGDQDFTVTPGMRIAQMVIAPVTKVVWQEQSELSTTQRDDKGFGSTGL, translated from the coding sequence ATGACCCTAGCCGTCCCCATTCAAAAACTACCCCATGGCATTGACTTGGACTTACCTTTTTATGCAACAGAACAAAGCGCTGGCATGGACTTAAGTGCGGCTATTGTCGCTGACATAACCCTGAAGCCCGGTCATCGTCATATGGTGCCAACGGGAATCGCGCTTGCTTTGCCCGCGGGGTTCGAGGCTCAGATACGGTCCCGGTCAGGCTTGTCCGCCAAAAACGGCGTCGTTGTTTTGAACTCACCGGGCACCATTGATGCCGACTATCGGGGCGAAATTATTGTTATTTTGCATAACCATGGTGACCAGGATTTTACGGTGACACCCGGCATGCGGATCGCCCAGATGGTGATTGCGCCAGTGACAAAAGTTGTTTGGCAAGAACAAAGTGAACTTTCGACAACTCAGCGTGATGATAAAGGGTTTGGGTCCACCGGCCTATGA
- a CDS encoding site-2 protease family protein, with translation MTLSYFIATLASLIALAFAITSYAAVRGIVAGKFGDTTAKAEHRNTFNPLVHIDPLGTFILPGLLLLMQAPFIMGWPKPLPINFNRLHPHKLGTVVVTLSGLFVHLFIAWTSVMLIHLNPTADTLGNEILINSFRINLMFMVFSLLPLPPLDGGRLIASALPPAWAESYLKVEPYTPMIILLMLFLPSALATIGIHFNPLLMILMPLLKALQIGVLFLSGHL, from the coding sequence ATGACTTTGTCGTATTTTATTGCCACCTTGGCATCGTTAATCGCCTTAGCATTCGCCATTACCAGTTATGCCGCTGTGCGAGGCATTGTCGCTGGCAAATTTGGCGATACGACAGCCAAAGCTGAACACCGTAATACCTTTAACCCTTTGGTTCATATTGACCCCCTGGGAACCTTTATTCTGCCAGGCCTTTTATTGTTGATGCAGGCACCTTTTATAATGGGCTGGCCAAAACCACTTCCCATAAACTTTAACCGTTTGCATCCCCATAAGTTGGGCACCGTTGTTGTGACTCTTTCTGGGCTTTTTGTTCATCTGTTTATCGCCTGGACCTCGGTTATGTTGATTCATTTGAACCCGACCGCGGACACTTTGGGCAATGAAATTTTGATTAACTCCTTTCGTATTAATCTTATGTTTATGGTTTTTAGCCTGCTGCCTTTGCCCCCTTTGGATGGGGGACGTTTGATTGCCAGCGCCCTGCCACCCGCGTGGGCTGAATCGTATCTAAAAGTGGAACCCTACACACCTATGATCATCTTGTTGATGTTATTTTTGCCAAGCGCCTTGGCAACGATAGGCATTCACTTTAACCCCCTGTTAATGATCTTGATGCCTTTGTTAAAGGCGTTGCAAATTGGGGTTTTGTTTTTAAGTGGGCATTTATAG